The segment TAGCCGAGCTGCTTAGGAATATAGACATTAAGTAGAGACCTTTTCAGACCGCAGTAGGGTTGGAACGCATATTTTTCCACATCTTTCAGTTTCTAAATGAAGGAACAATTCTCTAATTCATTTTCTTTTTATAATAAATTTATAAAGTTGCTCTGTTCTTTAAGGAAGAAAATCAAAAATAATCGATGTCTCTTTTAAAAAATAGCTTTAAATTATTTAAAATAAATCCTTTTCTATAGTATTTTATGCCTATTCCATACAACCTATTCAGCGGTTATACTATTCAAGATATTACAATATTTACCTGGGAGGTAGAAAATGAAACGGTTATTATTATTGGCATTGTCAGCAGCATTAATATTTGCAATTTTTCCTGGGTCTGCATTCGCTATTGAAGCGGACTCAAAAGAGTTTGATGCATTTTTGAAAGAAATTGGATGGGAAAAACAGGATTATATCGACTACCTGAATGAAAAGGAATACTCATTAGAAGAATTCGGGACAGTTGATGAATTGGGAACTCCTTTATCGGAAGAGGCCATTCTCCCGGTTCTGACTAAATATGAACTAACTCGTGACGAATTAAATGATCTTTTAATTACTAACGGAGATATTGAAAAAGACCAAGATGTTCTTGATGGGGAATATATTATATTCTCGGAAGATCTTGCTGATTACGTAGATTTCTATATGAATGAAGGAAAAGGAACACCAATAACAGATGAATCGCTTCGTCAGTTTATCGAAGTCTATGGCTTTGAATCTAAAGAAGAATTAGAAGAATTTTTAAATGAGTACGATGACTCTATTGAAAACTATGAGACAATTGAAGCTTTAGAAGAAGCGGTAGATAATTACATTTTCAATAGTGGCTTTGATCTTGAGGGATTATTCAATGAACTTGGATTAACAAGTGAAGAAATAGAAAGATTGGAAACTCATTTAAATACTCTTCCTATTGAAACTCCAGCTTTCCAAGAAAGAGCATCAGCAATTGCTGATCGCATGATGATGATTGGCGAATTTGATTCAGCCGACGATCTATCTGCAGAGGAAATAGCAGAAATCATGGACATCTTCAGTGATTTGCTTGATCTATTTGATTTAAACAATCAA is part of the Planococcus shenhongbingii genome and harbors:
- a CDS encoding processed acidic surface protein, producing the protein MKRLLLLALSAALIFAIFPGSAFAIEADSKEFDAFLKEIGWEKQDYIDYLNEKEYSLEEFGTVDELGTPLSEEAILPVLTKYELTRDELNDLLITNGDIEKDQDVLDGEYIIFSEDLADYVDFYMNEGKGTPITDESLRQFIEVYGFESKEELEEFLNEYDDSIENYETIEALEEAVDNYIFNSGFDLEGLFNELGLTSEEIERLETHLNTLPIETPAFQERASAIADRMMMIGEFDSADDLSAEEIAEIMDIFSDLLDLFDLNNQYFLVKGTDKKEINLSTLLALETLNGYNLLIEIYNTQGTFLADIILTAEMFGDEIIKETGKDIKEAEETVVLAPVAPAAPTSKTPATVNVPVKQTIQGGRLPDTASDYAANTFAGLTLALLGVVLFRRFKAQGI